A genomic region of Raphanus sativus cultivar WK10039 chromosome 6, ASM80110v3, whole genome shotgun sequence contains the following coding sequences:
- the LOC108807453 gene encoding uncharacterized protein LOC108807453: MSTRTRMALVANLLSLLFSTAVIHSSQSILPLRSFKISANVTYDCIDIYKQPGLNHPLLKTHKIQMKSSVSRPELKMQTSKNETSNKNKIGCPNGTVPILRNTKEYVTNSQIFSEKHFHLLSPDSPGLHIAGVRSNGGPFRGVKAWFSGNALNVGKDQISYSHIYIGSQSKNQINYISAGWIINPGLYGDQRVWTFGFWKGKDGKGCYNTACPGFVQVSKKIPIVEPNVLKPGVPRWLRYSIHQDKTTGNWWITQLMKDAPNEDIGYWPKELFNLLDNGANMAGAGGVVQASPSGLSPPMGNGILPNGGPQDSGVFTNIEVLNSNYVQRKMDSFPMEVLVDSVKCYGLRIGSQKKFPHLGFFFNYGGLGGNECGV, translated from the exons atgtcaaCAAGAACTAGGATGGCGCTTGTTGCAAATCTATTATCTCTTTTGTTTTCAACAGCTGTAATTCATTCCAGTCAAAGTATACTGCCTCTCAGATCTTTCAAG ATAAGTGCAAATGTAACATATGATTGCATAGATATTTATAAGCAACCAGGGCTCAATCATCCTCTCCTCAAAACCCACAAAATTCAG atgaaATCATCAGTTTCAAGACCTGAGTTAAAGATGCAAACTAGCAAAAACGAAACatctaacaaaaataaaataggatGTCCAAATGGAACAGTTCCTATATTACGAAATACAAAAGAATATGTCACAAACTCGCAAATTTTTTCTGAGAAGCATTTTCATCTGCTATCACCCGATAGTCCTGGATTACAT ATTGCTGGAGTAAGGTCAAATGGTGGTCCATTTCGTGGTGTAAAAGCTTGGTTTAGTGGAAATGCGCTAAACGTGGGAAAAGATCAAATCTCGtatagtcatatatatataggcAGTCAATCgaaaaaccaaataaattatatatcagcGGGTTGGATT ATAAATCCAGGTCTATATGGCGACCAACGTGTTTGGACATTTGGATTTTGGAAG GGTAAAGATGGGAAAGGATGTTACAATACCGCATGTCCAGGGTTTGTTCAAGTATCAAAGAAGATTCCAATTGTCGAGCCCAATGTTCTTAAGCCAGGAGTCCCTCGCTGGTTGCGCTATTCCATTCATCag GATAAAACTACAGGAAACTGGTGGATTACACAACTTATGAAAGATGCACCTAATGAAGATATCGGTTATTGGCCAAAAGAATTATTTAACCTTTTAGACAATGGTGCAAATATGGCTGGAGCTGGTGGTGTTGTTCAGGCTTCTCCTTCTGGTTTAAGCCCTCCTATGGGCAATGGTATTTTACCGAATGGAGGCCCCCAGGATTCAGGAGTTTTTACAAATATTGAAGTCTTGAACTCCAACTATGTGCAACGTAAAATGGATTCTTTTCCTATGGAGGTTTTGGTAGATAGCGTGAAATGTTATGGGCTAAGAATTGGTTCGCAAAAGAAATTCCCTCATCTcggtttttttttcaattatggTGGTCTGGGAGGGAACGAATGTGGAGTTTAA